One window of Gemmatimonadaceae bacterium genomic DNA carries:
- a CDS encoding Uma2 family endonuclease, producing the protein MRMAPTTKQWTLEELHSLPDDGNKYEIIDGELFVTPPPNADHETILARLTRLLEPFVAAQELGFVYHPRAVLRIAGSEVEPDLMVRRPPARKGTDWSDLPLPILIVEVLSPSTRRRDRRHKRDFYLAQGIPEYWIVDPEREAVTVVRPDHDDRTVDDALVWHPASAREALTITVREIFG; encoded by the coding sequence ATGCGCATGGCGCCAACCACCAAACAGTGGACGCTCGAGGAGCTCCACAGCCTGCCGGACGACGGCAACAAGTACGAGATCATCGACGGAGAGCTGTTCGTGACGCCGCCGCCGAACGCGGATCACGAGACGATTCTCGCCCGGCTCACCCGACTGCTCGAACCGTTCGTCGCCGCGCAGGAGCTCGGATTCGTCTACCATCCGCGCGCCGTGCTGCGGATCGCCGGGTCCGAGGTCGAGCCCGACCTGATGGTGCGCCGGCCCCCCGCGCGGAAGGGTACGGACTGGAGCGACCTGCCGCTCCCCATCCTGATCGTCGAGGTGCTGTCTCCGTCCACCCGCCGTCGCGACCGCCGGCACAAGCGCGACTTCTACCTGGCGCAGGGAATTCCGGAATACTGGATCGTGGATCCGGAACGCGAGGCGGTCACCGTGGTGCGGCCGGATCACGACGACCGGACGGTGGACGACGCGCTGGTCTGGCATCCGGCGAGCGCGCGCGAGGCGCTGACGATCACGGTGCGCGAGATCTTCGGCTGA